Proteins encoded together in one Bombyx mori chromosome 24, ASM3026992v2 window:
- the Tim10 gene encoding mitochondrial intermembrane space translocase subunit Tim10 isoform X1 encodes MAVPQLDPAKLQLVQELEIEMMSDMYNRLVSACHRKCIPIKYHEPELGKGESVCLDRCVAKYLDVHERIGKKLSNMSQGETEDLTKVNIPDKK; translated from the exons ATGGCAGTACCGCAGCTAGACCCTGCAAAGCTGCAATTGGTGCAGGAACTGGAGATTGAGATGATGTCCGACATGTACAACCGCTTGGTGAGCGCATGTCACCGGAAGTGCATACCAATTAAATATCATGAACCTGAATTAG GAAAAGGCGAATCTGTATGTTTAGATCGCTGTGTAGCCAAATACTTGGACGTACATGAACGCATAGGTAAGAAACTTTCCAATATGTCACAAGGAGAAACCGAAGATCTCACAAAGGTCAACATACCAGACAAAAAATAG
- the LOC101737047 gene encoding GPI mannosyltransferase 1 — translation MDRVSKFIDLSFGNHICIGLTVRLVFILYGNIHDRFSVVPYTDVDYKVFTDAARHLVEGNSPYLRHTYRYSPLIAYLMIPNIIVGREFGKILFSVFDIFLAAAVKSLVERQLGVAKYASVTAKYCALSWLYNPLSIGISTRGNADSFPCFLIVLSIYFLQSNVFKNSITNIVLSGFFLGSAIHLRLYPLAFTFPMYLSLGKYKINRNTPIKEGLVSLLPNKNQMILAFSCVTSLLFITYAMYLRYGYEFLFETYIYHLLRKDTRHNFSILFYYTYLTKDQMSFDIVKILAQVSKCVLLFLLSLNYGCDPKTLPFAMFAQAVVLVAYNSVMTSQYFIWFLSLLPLVLKDFKMEPGKIVYLVFLWIATQCAWLFFAYQLEFKCRQVFMLIWCQSVMFYGSNVFILTQLIKYYRPGYAFGINESGKGIKEK, via the coding sequence atggatcgCGTATCGAAATTTATCGATCTATCATTCGGGAACCACATTTGTATCGGTCTGACCGTGAGATTGGTGTTCATATTATACGGGAATATACACGATAGGTTTTCCGTAGTACCATACACTGATGTTGATTACAAAGTTTTCACGGACGCTGCGAGACATTTGGTGGAGGGTAACTCGCCCTATCTCCGGCACACTTACAGATACAGCCCTTTGATCGCGTATCTAATGATACCTAACATTATTGTCGGGAGAGAATTCggaaaaatccttttttccGTTTTCGATATATTTCTGGCGGCTGCCGTCAAATCTCTGGTCGAACGGCAATTGGGCGTCGCGAAATATGCTTCCGTCACAGCTAAATACTGTGCCTTATCTTGGCTCTACAATCCTCTAAGTATAGGCATCTCGACTCGAGGCAATGCCGATTCATTCCCGTGTTTCTTGATCGTCCTATCGATATACTTCCTTCAGTCGaacgtatttaaaaattctATAACCAACATCGTCCTATCAGGCTTCTTTTTAGGTTCCGCAATACATCTACGCTTGTACCCGTTAGCCTTCACTTTCCCTATGTATCTATCTTTAGGAAAATATAAGATAAATCGTAATACCCCAATCAAAGAGGGTCTAGTTTCATTGCTACCCAACAAGAACCAAATGATTTTAGCCTTTAGCTGCGTtacaagtcttttatttataacgtACGCTATGTACTTGAGATACGGTTACGAATTCTTATTCGAAACATATATTTATCATCTCCTCAGGAAAGACACTAGGCACAATTTCTCTATACTATTCTACTATACGTATTTAACGAAAGATCAGATGTCATTTGATATTGTCAAAATATTGGCACAGGTTTCCAAGTGCGTTCTACTTTTCCTGCTGAGTCTGAATTACGGTTGTGACCCAAAAACATTACCGTTCGCAATGTTCGCGCAAGCCGTCGTGCTGGTCGCTTATAACAGCGTCATGACATCACAGTACTTTATTTGGTTCCTCTCGTTATTACCATTGGTATTAAAAGACTTCAAAATGGAACCAGGTAAAATTGTTTACTTGGTTTTCCTCTGGATAGCGACTCAATGTGCTTGGTTGTTTTTCGCGTACCAATTAGAGTTCAAATGCAGGCAGGTTTTCATGTTGATCTGGTGTCAGAGCGTTATGTTCTATGGCAGTAATGTTTTTATACTGACGCAGCTTATAAAGTACTACCGCCCCGGCTACGCATTCGGGATAAACGAATCTGGCAAAGGAATAAAAGAgaaatga